The genomic region CAGCGGTAGCTTTGAAAGAAGGGGCACGCTTGCCTACGAGAACTGCCATTTTGGGGTGATTAAGTGTTGGGTAATGAGGTGATTGAGCGTTGTGAAGCCAGCAAATAGCCGGGTCGAAAAAAAGAAATTGGGAAGAGTGGCCAGGCAGGTGGCCGGCTGGTTTCAGCAAACCTGATCAGTCGTTTGCACTGTATAGCGCCAGTTGCTGGCGTTCAGCTACCGGCCTGCCGATGCTTACCCTGCCACCTTCTCGCCGGTGATATGCAGCGAAAAGGTATGGGCCTGAAAGCCGGGCATGTTACGTTGCGCGAAGAACTCCTGCAGCAGCGTGTCCAACTGCGAATCGTGGAAATCCATGATTTCCTGCGTGTCGGTACAGATCAGGTGATGGTGGGCTGAGCAGTCGGCGTCGTAGCGGCGGGAAGAGCCTTCGGCCGACGCCACGCGGCGCGTGAGCCCCACTTCCACAAACGAGTCGAGGGCTTTGTACACGGTACCCAACGAGAGGTTGGGCACCTGCGCCACCACCTGTCGATGCACCTGCTCGGCAGTGGGATGCCCAGGCAGCTGCAGCAGGCACTCCAGAATGGTAAGGCGCTGCCGGGTAGCCCGCAGGCCAGCTTTGGCCAGCCGGTCGCGCAGTTGGCCCGGAGTGGGCGGCGTATGGTCGGAATGAAAGGTCACTATATAAGAATGCTTCTCCGCAAAGATAAGGCTATAAGCCCGCCAGTCCCAAAAATGTTCAGTCAGGCCGTTGGAAGGGAGTTGTTAATTGTCAGTTGTTCGTTGTTAGAAGCCGCACGCTGCAGGTGCATTTTGCCTGACAACTGACAACGAACAACAAACAACTCCTTACGCCTGCCCGCGGCATACTACCTGAAACGTCTGGCGCGTGCGTTGCTCCAGCAGCAGCTCACGCCCTTCGGTGAGGCGCTGGATGCTGGCCGCGTCGTAGTTTTTGATGGTGTAGAGCTCCAGGCCTGTGTTGTAATGGATGGTGAACTGGTTGCGCAGCAAGTCCAGCAGCTTTTCGAGGCGGTAAGCCGAGAAGTCGGTGCAAACCGAGAAGCTGATGGCCGAATTCTGCATCAGATGAATCTTGAGCCGCACCTGCGCCAGCGCCCCGAAAATCACCTCCAGATTCTCTTCGGAGATAAACGTGAGGTCCTTGCTCTCAAACGACACCAGGCACTGCCCATCCTTGCGGATAAAGGCCGGCGCCAGCAGCCCGTGGCGGCAGTCGTGGATGCGGGTGCCCTCGGCGCTGGGGTCCAGAAACGACTTTACCAGCAGCGGAATCCGGCGCACGGCCAGCGGCTTGATGGTTTTGGGGTGGATGACACTGGCGCCGTAGTACGCCATTTCGATGGTTTCCTGATAGCTGATTTCGGGGTAGCGCACCGTGTCCCGGAAAAACTTAGGGTCGGCGTTCAGCAAGCCCGCCACGTCCTTCCAGATCGTCACCGACTTAGCCTGCAGGCAGTAGGCGAAGATGGCGGCCGTGTAGTCGGAGCCCTCGCGGCCCAGCGTGGTGGTCTGGCCGCTGGCCGTGCCGCCCACAAAGCCCTGCGTCACGATGGGGCCGTGGGCCAGCAGGTCGGGCAGGGCGGCCAGCAGGTGGCGCTCCGTGGTGGGCCAGTCTACACGGCCCTCGCGCCAGGTGTGGTCCGTGCGAATCAGAGGGCGGCAGTCCAGCCACTGGGCACCCAGCGCCTTCGCTACGATGCACGTCGCCAGCAGCTCCCCAAAACTTACAATCTGGTCGTACTGCCGGTCGTAGTCGCCGGGCAGGAGCGTGGCCAGCCGGTCGCCGAGCTGCTCGAATAGGGTAGCCAGCAGCGGCGCGGCGCTGCCGGCCGGCGCTGCCTCGTCGGCTACGCCCAGCTCCGTGGCTACGCCCGCATGAAACTCGCGCAGTACTGCCAGCGGGCCGCTGAAATCCTGGCCCTTGTGGGCTAGCTGAAAAATCTCCTCCAGTGCATTGGTGGTTTTGCCCATCGCCGAAACCACAATGAGCAGCGGCGCGCCGGCACCATATTCCTGCACAATGCGGCCGAGGTTGCGGATGGCGGCCGCATCTTTCACGGAGGCGCCGCCGAACTTGTAGACTTTCAACTGGAGAGATTCCTGCATGGGCCCAAATGTAGGGCCGAACGGATATTCGTGCCACTACGCCCGAAAAAGGTTAATTTTGGCTTCCCACCCATCCGTTCATTCTCTCAGGCTTTTATGAATCAACACGACAAGCTGGCGCTGCCCGTAGGCACTACTCTGGACCGTTTCATCATGCGTAAGCAGGAAGATTTTCCATATGCCACCGGCGAGCTAAGCCAGTTGCTGCGCGATATTGCGCTGGCGGCCAAAATCGTGAACCGCGAAATCAACCGCTCCGGCCTCATCGATATTGCCGGCGCTTACGGCAACCGCAACGTGCAGGGCGAAGACCAGCAGAAGCTCGACGTCATTGCCAACATCCGCTTCATCCGAGCCCTGCGCAACGGCGGCGAGGTGTGCACCATCATCAGTGAGGAAGACGAGGAAGTCATCCAGACCGGCAACGTGCAGGGCAAGTACATCGTGGCCATCGACCCGCTCGACGGCTCCAGCAACATTGATGTGAACGTGTCTATCGGCACCATCTTCAGCATCTACCGGCGGGTATCGCCCACCGGCACCGAAGGCACCATGGCCGACTGCCTGCAGTCCGGCACCCACCAGGTGGCGGCCGGCTACGTGATTTACGGTTCCAGCACCATGATGGTGTACACCACCGGCAACGGCGTCAACGGCTTCACTTACGAGCCCAGCCTGGGCGAGTTTTTCCTTTCGCACCCCAACATTCAGTCGCCGAAATCCGGCAGTGTGTACTCCGTAAACGAAGGCAGCTCGGCTTCCTTCTCGCCCGGCATGGCCGCCTACGTGGCGCACTGCAAGGACCAGGGCTTCTCGGCCCGCTACATCGGCTCGCTAGTGGCCGACTTCCACCGCAACCTGCTCAAAGGCGGCATCTATATCTATCCGTCCACCCAGAAGTCGCCGAAGGGCAAGTTGCGGCTCATGTACGAGTGCAACCCGCTGGCTTTCATTGTGGAGCAGGCCGGCGGCAAGTCCAGCAATGGATACATGCGCACCATGGAAATCGAGCCGCTCGACATGCACGACCGGAGCCCGTTGTTCATTGGCTCCATCGATCTGGTGAACCAGGCAGAGGAGTTTATGGCCCGCGAGCTGGCTCAGGCAGAGTAGCCGGCCGCTTCGGCCGTATTCAGCTGGCATACATATAAAAAGAAGCCCGTCTGCACTACTGCAGACGGGCTTTTTTATTCCTTTTCAGAAAGAGCTAGTCTTTCTTTTTGGGGCTTTTCTTAGCGGGCTTCTCGGTTTCTTCAGCTTCAGCGGGCTCAGCGGCTTTCTTCTTGGCCTTCGGCTTTTCTTCAGTAGCGTCGTCGTCGGCTTTTTTCGCTGCTTTCTTCGCTGGCGTTGCGGCCGATGCGTCGGCGTCAGCAGTTTCCGGCGTTTCGGTAGCTTCTTCAGCTGCCTGATACTCCAGGCGGCTGCTAACTACGTGGTACCACTGCACCAGCTTCTTGATGTCGGACATATACACCCGGTCCCGGTCGTAATCGGGGATGATTTCGCCCATGAACGCTGTCAGGTCCCGGTCATCCGACTTGTGGGTGAGGGCCAGGCTGCTGCCGTGCTTCTGGTAAATCCGGTCGAAAACGTCCGTCAGCGGTACCGTCTGGTCGTAATCCTGGGTGTAGATGGAAATCTCCTGCAGCAGCGACACCTTGTTGCGGGCCGAAGCCACGGAGCGGGTCGCCTGCTCATTGAGGGCTTCCACGATAACGCCAGCGCGGGTGGGCTTCACGAGGCGGTACAGACCGGGCATTCCGCTGATAGCGGCAATTTCCTTCAGGTCGTAGGGCATAGGGGTAAAAAGTTGTTGGAAAAAGCAAAGTTACTCAGTTGCGGCGGCTTGGCCGGGAACTGGCAGCTTAAATACAATGGGCAGGCTGGTCAGCACGGCGTAATCAGGCTTCTTGAACTGGAGCAGGCGCACTACACGTAGGGCTTCTTCGCCGCAGCCGCCGCCAATATTCTTCACCAGTTTGATGCCCGACATGGTCCCGTCCGTGTTCAGCGTAAAGCTCACGATGCAGGTACCCTGAATGCGGTTGCGGCGGGCCAGAATGGGATACTTCTTTTCTTTCTCGATGAAGGCATACAGGGCATCCTGGCCGCCTTCGTAGTACTCGGCTACCGGAATGGTTTTGCTCACGTTGCCTACCTGGTGAGCCGGGGCGGCTGCGGCCGGCTCCGCTTCCGGAGCCACCGTTTCCGGGGCGGGTCCGTCGGTCTTGACCTTTACTTTGGTTTTCTGCGCCAAAGCCGGTACCGAACAGGCCAGCAGGCCCACGGCCAGCGCGAAGGAGAGTTTTTTCATGAACGTAACAAACAAGAAAAAGAGAGGAAAATGAGCCGGAACAATCCGGCCCAACCCGCAGACAATTACGGGGCCAATCTACACAATCTCCTCCGTTTGGGCCATCTGCCGGTTCACGTCCTCAATGAACGCCAGCACCTCATCGCGGCCGGTTTTCTCCTCCGCTGACGTAACGAAATGCCGTGGCACCTCGTCCCACGATTCACTCATTTTGCGCATATATTCCGTCACGTTCTGGTGCGTGCGGCTACCCGATTGTTTGTCGGCTTTCGTGAACACCATCACAAACGGAATGCCCTCAGTGCCCAGCATTTCCATAAACTCCAGATCCACGGCCTGCGCCGAATGACGCGAGTCAATCAGCACAAATACGCAGGACAGGTTTTCGCGCTGGCGGAGATAGAAATTGATCATCCGGCCCCATTGCACGCGGCTATCCTTGCTGACTTTTGCGTAGCCATAGCCCGGTAAATCGACCAGATACCACTCTTTGTTGACCAGAAAGTGGTTGATAAGCTGGGTTTTACCCGGCAGGGAAGAGGTTTTTGCCAAGCCTTTGCGCTCCATCAGCATATTAATGAGCGAGGATTTTCCCACGTTGGAGCGGCCGATAAAAGCGTATTCGGGAAGCGTGGGCGGTGGACACTGGTCCACCCGCGTATTGCTCATTAAGAAAGAAGCGTCACGGATTTGCATACTAAAATCAACAGGTGTGCGGGCAAAGGTACGCCCGGAAATACATTGCCTCCCGCCAGGCCGGACAAACCGTGGCAAAGGCAAATTTCGTAGGCTATTCAAGGTTCTTTGTAAAGCAGGCCTATATTTGCGCGGTTCGAGAGCCTGGCACAATGCGCAAACAGGGTTTCGAATTATATTTTTTGGGAGCTAATACAATAATTTTAATGAATTGGATGGGACTAAGTTGGTATTATAAAATTTCTATCTTTGCCCGCAAATTGCTCTGTCCTGCATCCGTAAAAATCCCAAAATACGTAGCGTAAAGAAGAAATTCCGCTCTTTTTAGCGTGAAAAAAATAGTTCCCTACTTAACCCTGGGGCAGGTTTTCAGTATAAGAGGCATCTTACCGAAAAACTACTGCTACCTGCAGCCTCCGCACCAGGGTTAACTCCTCTTGCAACTCCTTATTCCTCAAACCCCTCCTCAGATGGACAACTTAGTCAAAAGGTTATTGAAAGCCTCTTGCGCCTTAGCTCTTACCGCTGCCGTGGCCCAGCCTGCGCTGGCCCAGAGCACGCGCCAGCAGCTTAAGACTGCAAATAAGTTATTCGACCAAGAAAACTACCGGGCCTCCATTCCTTACTATGAGCAGGTACTGTCAAAGGAGCCTAACAACGCTTTGGCATTGTTCCGCGCTGGTATCTCCTACATGTCGTTCGACAAGGAGAAGGCCAGCGACTATATCTACAAAGCGCAAAAGCTGAAGCCGAAAGTTTCGAAGGACGTAGAGTACTGGCTGGGTCGCGTTGACCACCTCAACTACAACTTCGACGAGGCCATCACGCACTATCAGGCCTATAACGCCACGTTGAAGCCCAAGGATACCCGCAAAGCTCAGTTGGCTCAGCTGATTCAGCATTCGAAAAACGCCAAGGTGCAGTTCAACAGCCCCAAGGATATTTTCGTGAAGAACCTGGGTCCGACTATCAACACGCCGTATTCGGAGCACAGCCCGGTGATTTCGCAGGACGATAAAATCCTGCTCTTTACCTCGCGTTCCGACAATATGAGCGCCCAGTCGGTTGCGCAGGACGCGAAAAACAAAAAGGACAAGAACCTCGCTACTGACGGCCAGTACTACGAAAACATCTACGAAGCCACGCGTATTGATGACGAGAACTGGGAGAAGCCACGCTCGCTGAGCACGGTGCTGAACGGCAAAGGCCACGACGCTTCCATCCAGGTGTTCGATAACGACACCAAGCTGCTGATGTACCGCAACGACGAGAACGGCGACATCATGTATGCCGAGAAGTCGGGTGCTGACTGGACGGAGCCCAAGAAGTTGAACGACAACATCAACTCCAAGGCGTTTGAGTCGGATGCGTACATCACGCCAGACGGCCGCACCATCTACTTCTCTACGGGCAAGTATTCAGAAGACGGTACGCTGGACATCTACTTCGCAACCCGCCAACAGGGTGGTGACTGGGGCACGGCTAAGCCAGTAACCGGCATCAACACCAAATACGACGACGACAGCCCGTATGTAAGCAAGGACGGCCGGACACTGTATTTCGCCTCGCGCGGCCACAACACGATGGGCGGCTAC from Hymenobacter canadensis harbors:
- a CDS encoding Fur family transcriptional regulator, coding for MTFHSDHTPPTPGQLRDRLAKAGLRATRQRLTILECLLQLPGHPTAEQVHRQVVAQVPNLSLGTVYKALDSFVEVGLTRRVASAEGSSRRYDADCSAHHHLICTDTQEIMDFHDSQLDTLLQEFFAQRNMPGFQAHTFSLHITGEKVAG
- a CDS encoding aspartate kinase — protein: MQESLQLKVYKFGGASVKDAAAIRNLGRIVQEYGAGAPLLIVVSAMGKTTNALEEIFQLAHKGQDFSGPLAVLREFHAGVATELGVADEAAPAGSAAPLLATLFEQLGDRLATLLPGDYDRQYDQIVSFGELLATCIVAKALGAQWLDCRPLIRTDHTWREGRVDWPTTERHLLAALPDLLAHGPIVTQGFVGGTASGQTTTLGREGSDYTAAIFAYCLQAKSVTIWKDVAGLLNADPKFFRDTVRYPEISYQETIEMAYYGASVIHPKTIKPLAVRRIPLLVKSFLDPSAEGTRIHDCRHGLLAPAFIRKDGQCLVSFESKDLTFISEENLEVIFGALAQVRLKIHLMQNSAISFSVCTDFSAYRLEKLLDLLRNQFTIHYNTGLELYTIKNYDAASIQRLTEGRELLLEQRTRQTFQVVCRGQA
- the fbp gene encoding class 1 fructose-bisphosphatase, whose amino-acid sequence is MNQHDKLALPVGTTLDRFIMRKQEDFPYATGELSQLLRDIALAAKIVNREINRSGLIDIAGAYGNRNVQGEDQQKLDVIANIRFIRALRNGGEVCTIISEEDEEVIQTGNVQGKYIVAIDPLDGSSNIDVNVSIGTIFSIYRRVSPTGTEGTMADCLQSGTHQVAAGYVIYGSSTMMVYTTGNGVNGFTYEPSLGEFFLSHPNIQSPKSGSVYSVNEGSSASFSPGMAAYVAHCKDQGFSARYIGSLVADFHRNLLKGGIYIYPSTQKSPKGKLRLMYECNPLAFIVEQAGGKSSNGYMRTMEIEPLDMHDRSPLFIGSIDLVNQAEEFMARELAQAE
- a CDS encoding DUF5606 family protein — translated: MPYDLKEIAAISGMPGLYRLVKPTRAGVIVEALNEQATRSVASARNKVSLLQEISIYTQDYDQTVPLTDVFDRIYQKHGSSLALTHKSDDRDLTAFMGEIIPDYDRDRVYMSDIKKLVQWYHVVSSRLEYQAAEEATETPETADADASAATPAKKAAKKADDDATEEKPKAKKKAAEPAEAEETEKPAKKSPKKKD
- a CDS encoding energy transducer TonB yields the protein MKKLSFALAVGLLACSVPALAQKTKVKVKTDGPAPETVAPEAEPAAAAPAHQVGNVSKTIPVAEYYEGGQDALYAFIEKEKKYPILARRNRIQGTCIVSFTLNTDGTMSGIKLVKNIGGGCGEEALRVVRLLQFKKPDYAVLTSLPIVFKLPVPGQAAATE
- the yihA gene encoding ribosome biogenesis GTP-binding protein YihA/YsxC, with the translated sequence MQIRDASFLMSNTRVDQCPPPTLPEYAFIGRSNVGKSSLINMLMERKGLAKTSSLPGKTQLINHFLVNKEWYLVDLPGYGYAKVSKDSRVQWGRMINFYLRQRENLSCVFVLIDSRHSAQAVDLEFMEMLGTEGIPFVMVFTKADKQSGSRTHQNVTEYMRKMSESWDEVPRHFVTSAEEKTGRDEVLAFIEDVNRQMAQTEEIV